A stretch of Perognathus longimembris pacificus isolate PPM17 chromosome 1, ASM2315922v1, whole genome shotgun sequence DNA encodes these proteins:
- the LOC125352470 gene encoding periphilin-1-like: protein MRGLSGGRREKLSGKPKARSSPGLVAEISVFTLMRIPESPRCKSIALYTRVCNYSSYCDFIYLMPQKFEYEQYLQLEKTSRFIYSDKRSSCYSVEDLMGELAKQAKNRATIRDKRDRFRRSKSFYSSHYSRDHFPHEREAALLRGSPGDRKESPHSRSGSSVSSRSYSPERSKPYAFHQSQNRRTERAAQPLKTSQDTSTLSSSAVPSSRRAPATPLVIDQPQEPESNTTEWIELFADGQLNSRSKAIASKMKEIEQVYQQDCEIFGMVVKMLIAKDPSLEQTIQFALRQNLQDIGQRCIEELKHFIAEYDNSAQDFGDNL from the exons ATGAGGGGCTTGtcgggaggaagaagagaaaagctgtCAGGGAAGCCTAAAGCTCGGTCTAGTCCTG GACTAGTCGCTGAGATCTCAGTGTTCACCTTGATGAGGATTCCTGAGTCCCCTCGTTGCAAATCAATAGCTCTGTACACGAGAGTGTG caattactCTTCCTACTGTGATTTTATTTACCTGATGCCTCAAAAGTTTGAGTATGAACAATATTTGCAACTAGAGAAAACGTCGCGTTTCATCTACAGTGACAAAA GGAGCTCATGTTACAGTGTAGAAGATCTTATGGGCGAGCTGGCAAAGCAGGCAAAAAATAgag CCACCATAAGGGATAAGAGAGACCGTTTTAGAAGAAGCAAAAGTTTCTACTCTTCACATTATTCAAGGGACCATTTTCCCCATGAAAGGGAGGCCGCACTTCTCAGAGGATCACCTGGAGATCGAAAGGAATCTCCACACAGCAGATCCGGCTCCAGTGTCAGCAGCAGAAGCTACTCTCCAGAACGGAGCAAACCTTATGCATTCCACCAGTCTCAGAATAGAAGAACAGAGAGAGCTGCTCAGCCCCTGAAAACATCACAAGACACTTCAACTTTGAGCTCTTCAGCAGTTCCTTCATCAAGGAGGGCACCTGCCACACCATTAGTCATTGACCAGCCCCAAGAACCTGAGTCCAACACAACAGAATGGATAGAATTATTTGCAGATGGCCAGCTAAACAGTCGCTCTAAAGCAATAGCATCCAAAATGAAGGaaattgaacaagtttaccaGCAAGACTGCGAAATTTTTGGGATGGTGGTGAAAATGCTGATTGCAAAAGATCCTTCATTAGAACAGACTATACAGTTTGCTCTGAGGCAGAATTTACAAGACATAGGTCAGCGGTGTATTGAAGAGCTGAAGCATTTCATAGCAGAGTATGATAATTCTGCTCAAGATTTTGGAGATAATCTTTAG